One genomic segment of Anaerobiospirillum thomasii includes these proteins:
- a CDS encoding transposase, translated as MASKDKNQDHPVFKNVVASKRTYAYALLQGKSVWNAEKGYSTRVAPTQIGSIKSKDGIGECVFNINFLSENPEFIPWKVIRVGQGKFEYERRSEAEIKEIKQKLADSQDILDDIKANPSKPGIRTKASVARNSGSATPKICGTARKFGDYYLLKSFMDKMPSFNILKKIMPDDKYILLVYMIMTCLSKGIKSISYEIEAFVREHALDLDINSYKDHIQRLYKYIDENGVINEFAKFKTQYHKKKNSNKHMQFLALDGTNVDNAGNCLTKAQYGKSKSGTDNKVINFITLVDQSTHELFSTVTYAGNITDVLTVESVCRQLVDRGAGDNISLVCDRGFWSINNISAMLEHNISFVCNCNIAKSKLIKEQVDAISRDLLRDRGLVFSSSADITDTAPKLLAGKTIQLPWSYTQKILSKMARENNESYKPVRQKEKNLYVHFIFSREIYEESMNKYRVLIKELNDAYDIASNWQEVIAGKEPSELTAAHTNLLKDKLVDLFQYSDEVADTDSSFDKKEQPQQRYYPRYYAISRLCRQIATRVLVSDCVDNVIEANEIYVENPV; from the coding sequence ATGGCCAGTAAAGATAAGAATCAAGATCACCCAGTTTTCAAGAACGTTGTTGCCAGCAAGAGAACCTATGCCTATGCTCTCTTGCAGGGGAAATCTGTATGGAATGCTGAAAAAGGCTATTCAACCCGTGTGGCACCAACTCAGATTGGATCTATCAAAAGCAAAGATGGTATTGGTGAGTGTGTTTTTAATATTAACTTTCTCTCTGAAAATCCTGAGTTTATTCCATGGAAGGTTATACGTGTGGGGCAGGGAAAGTTTGAGTACGAAAGACGCTCAGAAGCTGAAATCAAGGAAATAAAACAAAAACTAGCCGACTCTCAGGATATTTTGGATGATATTAAAGCAAATCCATCTAAACCTGGCATACGCACCAAGGCCTCTGTTGCTAGAAATTCTGGCTCTGCTACCCCCAAGATCTGCGGCACTGCTCGTAAGTTTGGCGATTATTATCTGCTCAAATCCTTTATGGATAAGATGCCATCATTTAATATCCTTAAAAAGATTATGCCTGATGACAAATACATCCTGCTGGTATACATGATAATGACCTGTCTGTCCAAGGGTATTAAATCTATATCTTATGAGATTGAGGCTTTTGTCAGAGAGCACGCTCTTGATTTAGATATAAACTCTTATAAAGATCATATACAGAGACTGTATAAATACATAGATGAAAACGGCGTTATAAACGAGTTTGCCAAATTTAAAACTCAGTATCATAAAAAGAAAAATAGCAATAAGCACATGCAGTTTCTGGCTCTTGATGGTACTAACGTAGATAATGCCGGCAACTGCCTGACTAAGGCACAGTACGGCAAATCTAAAAGCGGTACAGACAACAAGGTTATTAATTTTATAACACTGGTTGACCAGAGCACACATGAGCTGTTTTCCACTGTTACATATGCAGGCAATATTACAGATGTGCTGACTGTGGAGTCAGTATGCAGGCAGCTTGTGGACAGAGGCGCCGGCGACAATATATCTTTAGTCTGTGACAGGGGATTCTGGTCTATCAACAATATCTCGGCCATGCTTGAGCATAATATATCCTTTGTGTGCAACTGTAATATAGCCAAGAGCAAACTTATCAAAGAGCAGGTAGATGCAATATCACGCGATCTGCTAAGAGACAGGGGTCTGGTTTTTAGCAGTAGCGCAGATATTACAGACACTGCTCCTAAACTGCTTGCAGGAAAGACTATACAGCTCCCATGGTCTTATACACAGAAGATTCTAAGTAAAATGGCAAGAGAAAATAATGAGTCTTACAAGCCTGTAAGGCAAAAAGAGAAAAATCTGTATGTACACTTTATTTTCTCCCGCGAGATATATGAAGAGAGCATGAATAAATATCGGGTTTTAATCAAAGAGCTCAATGATGCCTATGATATAGCCAGCAACTGGCAGGAGGTTATTGCAGGTAAAGAGCCATCTGAGCTTACTGCCGCTCATACCAATCTTTTAAAAGACAAGCTCGTTGATTTATTTCAATATAGTGATGAGGTTGCAGACACTGACTCCTCTTTTGACAAAAAGGAGCAGCCTCAACAACGCTATTACCCAAGATACTATGCCATATCAAGGCTATGCAGACAAATAGCCACCAGAGTTCTTGTTTCTGACTGTGTGGATAATGTTATTGAGGCAAATGAAATATATGTGGAAAATCCGGTCTAA
- a CDS encoding ATP-binding protein, with protein MNNVLTAEQKILISTMYDAELDVMVDTIINQFNFPNIYEVMSFEDRMQEIIGQYKSHIENKRYKSMIRNSKISRVFYLNQICPDSSRGLSKAMYDTLLSMTWLKEGKSCLLSGPTGSGKSTLATALAVEAMKMGYPALFIKANELEALLNIKQNVELINYVKRLKRFKVLVIDDFGIQVMKNGIANKFLEIIDARYGIGSTIITTQVKADSIALSIEKGAARDAIVDRLFREGKDLKIELKGDSFRQSDKELKGESTDSVKL; from the coding sequence ATGAATAATGTTTTAACAGCTGAGCAGAAAATACTTATCTCTACAATGTATGATGCTGAACTTGATGTCATGGTGGACACTATTATAAATCAGTTTAATTTCCCTAATATATATGAAGTTATGTCATTTGAAGACAGAATGCAGGAAATTATAGGTCAGTATAAAAGCCATATTGAAAATAAAAGGTATAAGAGCATGATTAGGAACTCAAAAATCAGCCGAGTCTTTTATTTAAACCAGATCTGCCCTGACAGCTCTCGGGGTCTATCCAAGGCCATGTATGACACACTGCTTTCTATGACCTGGCTTAAAGAGGGTAAATCCTGCCTCTTATCAGGTCCTACAGGATCAGGTAAATCGACACTGGCAACAGCTTTAGCTGTCGAGGCTATGAAGATGGGTTATCCTGCTTTATTTATAAAAGCAAATGAGTTAGAGGCATTGCTCAATATAAAACAAAATGTCGAGCTTATAAACTATGTTAAGCGTCTGAAAAGATTTAAGGTCCTGGTTATAGATGATTTTGGCATACAGGTTATGAAAAATGGTATAGCCAACAAGTTTCTGGAGATTATAGATGCCAGATATGGTATTGGCTCTACAATCATAACAACACAGGTGAAGGCTGACAGTATCGCTTTAAGTATAGAAAAAGGCGCGGCCAGAGATGCTATTGTCGATAGACTCTTTAGAGAGGGTAAGGACTTAAAAATTGAACTTAAAGGAGACTCATTTAGACAAAGTGATAAGGAGTTAAAAGGAGAGAGCACAGACAGCGTAAAGTTATGA
- a CDS encoding Mu transposase domain-containing protein, with translation MDDYEKYGRENFFRLYTSSFYGTGATRSNLFLTPDFTQIAGKISSHSDIAIEFLKYEKHCAETGHTAMSKSNFYKRVKSEVELLRANEEHDKEKQQLAYLTQDYIYGVYTMCDHSGLRTPVLTPDGTVNCWYFVVCWPCSNYVYAQLVTSQTVMETCTALANAFTRWGVLPIKLKHDNAKIYVTTRHKGDVVFNDSFIGFLNELHILPEAAKPYYGQGKSQAEANVNLIQTRVHSLICEELAISKTLKEHNRVLMEYVDKYINQAPYRGSSIVTREFLFKNKEKPAARELTSKIPEVAVWRYMVRVPRSYKIKENGHWYSVPYKYIHEFVDIKITSSNVIFYLNGRIIASHARCDGDGSSVSEEHMTPQHKEIKANERLYSSNEDILKEASELNEFLHVLCRRRLQEQDKVSGMQQTNARSNCIAMIKMFKSKYHSQELLSQACKSMCELPESMHTTATLQNIYQQLNRENMRSELYTQHETKPEQAGVSDNEHNADIYALRDNRD, from the coding sequence ATGGATGACTATGAAAAATATGGGCGAGAAAATTTTTTCCGTTTGTATACAAGTAGTTTCTACGGAACAGGAGCCACAAGATCGAACCTATTTTTAACTCCTGATTTTACACAGATAGCGGGTAAAATCTCCTCTCATAGTGATATTGCCATTGAGTTTTTAAAATATGAAAAGCACTGTGCAGAAACTGGACATACTGCTATGAGTAAGTCCAATTTTTATAAACGGGTTAAGAGCGAGGTAGAGCTTTTAAGAGCAAATGAAGAGCATGACAAAGAAAAACAGCAGCTTGCCTATCTGACACAGGATTATATTTATGGGGTTTATACAATGTGTGACCACTCAGGTCTGCGAACTCCTGTACTAACACCAGATGGGACAGTTAACTGCTGGTATTTTGTAGTATGCTGGCCCTGCAGTAATTACGTCTATGCCCAGCTTGTAACATCGCAGACAGTAATGGAGACCTGTACTGCACTTGCCAATGCTTTTACGCGCTGGGGTGTTCTGCCTATAAAGCTTAAGCATGATAACGCTAAGATCTATGTTACTACCAGACATAAAGGAGATGTTGTTTTCAATGACAGCTTTATAGGATTTTTAAATGAATTACATATACTGCCCGAGGCTGCAAAACCATACTACGGACAGGGTAAATCGCAGGCTGAGGCCAATGTAAACCTGATTCAAACCAGAGTCCACAGTCTTATATGTGAAGAGCTTGCTATAAGCAAGACACTTAAAGAGCATAACCGCGTACTTATGGAGTACGTGGATAAGTATATAAATCAGGCTCCATATAGGGGCAGCTCTATAGTAACACGTGAATTTCTATTTAAAAACAAGGAAAAACCTGCGGCAAGAGAGCTTACATCAAAGATTCCAGAGGTGGCTGTATGGAGGTATATGGTCAGAGTGCCACGCTCATATAAGATCAAGGAAAATGGGCACTGGTACTCTGTACCATATAAATATATCCACGAATTTGTAGATATAAAAATTACATCATCTAACGTTATATTCTACCTAAATGGCAGAATAATTGCCAGCCATGCCAGATGCGACGGTGATGGCTCAAGCGTCAGTGAGGAGCATATGACGCCTCAGCATAAGGAAATTAAAGCCAATGAACGCCTCTATAGCAGCAATGAGGATATCCTCAAAGAGGCGTCTGAGCTTAATGAATTTCTACATGTATTATGCCGCAGACGTCTGCAGGAGCAGGACAAAGTATCAGGCATGCAGCAGACAAATGCCAGAAGTAACTGCATAGCTATGATTAAAATGTTTAAGTCTAAATATCACTCTCAAGAGCTATTGTCCCAGGCATGCAAAAGTATGTGCGAACTTCCAGAAAGCATGCACACTACGGCCACATTACAAAACATATATCAACAATTAAACAGAGAAAACATGCGCAGTGAATTATATACACAACACGAGACAAAACCAGAGCAGGCTGGTGTTTCAGACAATGAGCACAATGCCGATATTTATGCCCTGCGCGATAACAGAGACTAA
- a CDS encoding ATP-binding protein: MSNEQTYTLTEDESRIIKAFKDIRLKGLALAFHRQFTTPDIFSGLTFNERLLMALQEHIDYANEVKGQTLLKRSKLRGNQDLDFILRSEKRGLSNTTMAELASLSFVVKKQNVIVRGASGTGKTELICNIGRRACLRGMSVQYTIANDLLEQFSIFNVEQRLKFREKLKKVHLLIIDDLFLTDFYEARYAKYLNDILNDRINTASTLIATQLTSVGMAKRFVNIDAAITDAVTRRINQCVQDITLLPYDFV, from the coding sequence ATGTCAAATGAACAAACTTACACTCTAACTGAAGATGAAAGCCGTATAATAAAAGCTTTTAAAGACATTCGTTTAAAAGGCCTTGCTCTGGCCTTTCATCGCCAGTTTACAACGCCAGACATATTTAGCGGTTTGACATTTAATGAAAGACTGCTGATGGCGCTTCAAGAGCATATTGATTATGCTAATGAGGTTAAAGGTCAGACGCTGTTAAAGCGCAGTAAACTCAGAGGAAATCAAGATTTAGATTTTATTTTAAGGAGTGAAAAGAGAGGGCTTAGTAATACAACTATGGCAGAGCTTGCCTCGCTGAGTTTTGTAGTTAAAAAACAAAATGTCATAGTACGAGGAGCATCTGGAACAGGTAAGACAGAGCTCATATGCAATATCGGTAGAAGAGCTTGCCTCAGAGGCATGAGTGTACAATATACAATAGCCAATGATCTCCTAGAGCAATTCTCTATATTTAACGTAGAGCAAAGACTTAAATTCAGAGAAAAGCTTAAAAAGGTGCACCTGCTGATAATAGATGATTTATTTTTGACCGACTTTTATGAAGCCAGGTATGCTAAATATCTTAATGATATTTTAAATGATCGTATTAATACTGCGTCTACACTGATAGCAACACAGCTTACATCTGTAGGTATGGCTAAAAGGTTTGTAAATATTGATGCAGCCATAACAGATGCTGTAACTAGGCGCATTAATCAGTGTGTACAGGATATTACACTTCTGCCATATGACTTTGTCTAG
- a CDS encoding Mu transposase domain-containing protein: protein MTKRQHLSADKLKDIAKLILGGLNNTQIGARVGVSRFTVSHIKERLFKADICSRYSLELLSNQQLVDICYLASGTDNGTQEEHVSRSEFMPDFLEMAVDRLERHMSKQFYYFNYMENCIANKWHYLSRSQFYHYLKKAEDELFAKTADPVFIMDKTYGLSCEIDFAGKKCALTLPGGVKTDFNVFVIVWSASCYVFARFVERQTTEATCIAISAAFKHFNCLPQEIIPDNAKAWVEDHSIISEPIINKSFEDFMSRFDVFVHPTSPRAPTHKSRVEYAVRLITERVINNYDSDTPRSLEEHNHLLQDLIEKRINQAQLRGDLEQNRAYLFEHCEKPKARAMISTIPQFAHIYILKVPRNYHITFGTNKYSVPYTYIGQVVTVRVYENILTISCDDRLIATHPINFAQNNSVNTIRAHMPENHKAVQDERKYLKIEQALDEAFNLSKNLHSYCSWKNKQKNGHALKACVAAINFYKGSANTELADKTFMKIMQMEPAVRNITNLVQIYKQMVSESLKPREDDIADIACTAEDPVINEPRSDKASEQGNLTFSVDDDGVLRNSRDVAMARKLGKAQENK, encoded by the coding sequence ATGACAAAAAGACAGCATTTGAGCGCAGACAAGCTCAAAGACATAGCCAAGCTTATTCTTGGAGGGCTGAATAATACCCAGATTGGAGCTAGAGTTGGTGTCTCCCGTTTTACTGTATCGCACATAAAAGAGAGGCTGTTTAAAGCAGACATCTGCTCCCGATACTCTCTTGAGCTTCTTAGTAATCAGCAACTTGTAGATATATGCTATCTGGCATCAGGTACAGATAATGGTACTCAGGAGGAGCATGTCTCCCGCTCAGAGTTTATGCCAGATTTTTTGGAGATGGCTGTAGACCGCCTGGAAAGGCATATGAGCAAGCAATTTTATTATTTTAATTACATGGAAAACTGTATTGCCAATAAATGGCACTACTTATCTCGCAGTCAGTTTTATCATTATTTAAAAAAGGCAGAAGATGAGCTTTTTGCAAAAACGGCTGATCCAGTATTTATCATGGACAAGACATATGGACTAAGCTGCGAAATTGATTTTGCCGGAAAAAAGTGTGCTCTGACACTTCCTGGAGGCGTTAAGACAGATTTTAATGTATTTGTAATTGTGTGGTCTGCCAGTTGTTACGTTTTTGCAAGATTCGTAGAAAGACAGACCACAGAGGCTACATGCATAGCTATAAGCGCTGCATTTAAGCACTTTAACTGTCTACCCCAGGAAATAATACCTGACAATGCCAAAGCATGGGTAGAAGATCACTCTATTATATCAGAGCCTATCATAAATAAATCATTTGAAGACTTTATGTCGCGTTTTGATGTATTTGTACATCCAACATCACCACGTGCGCCAACTCATAAATCCAGGGTTGAATACGCTGTAAGGTTAATAACTGAACGTGTTATCAACAATTATGACAGTGACACACCAAGATCACTGGAGGAACATAACCACCTATTACAGGATCTGATTGAAAAGCGTATTAATCAGGCCCAGCTGCGTGGAGATTTAGAGCAAAACAGAGCCTATCTGTTTGAGCATTGTGAAAAACCTAAAGCCCGCGCCATGATCTCTACCATACCTCAATTTGCCCATATCTATATCCTCAAAGTGCCTCGTAACTACCATATAACATTTGGTACAAATAAATATTCTGTCCCATATACCTATATAGGTCAGGTGGTAACAGTCAGAGTGTATGAAAATATATTAACAATATCATGCGATGATCGCCTTATTGCCACGCATCCTATTAATTTTGCACAAAATAACAGCGTCAATACGATTAGAGCACATATGCCTGAGAACCACAAGGCCGTTCAAGATGAAAGGAAGTATTTAAAGATTGAACAGGCGCTGGATGAAGCTTTTAATCTCAGTAAAAATCTGCACTCATACTGTTCATGGAAAAATAAGCAAAAAAACGGACATGCCCTCAAAGCATGTGTTGCGGCCATTAATTTCTATAAAGGATCTGCCAACACAGAGCTTGCTGATAAGACATTCATGAAAATAATGCAGATGGAACCAGCTGTTAGAAACATAACAAATTTAGTCCAAATTTATAAGCAGATGGTATCAGAGTCTTTAAAACCGCGTGAGGATGATATTGCCGATATAGCCTGTACTGCAGAAGATCCCGTCATCAATGAGCCCAGATCTGACAAAGCCAGTGAGCAAGGTAATTTAACATTTAGTGTTGATGACGATGGTGTTCTGCGCAACTCTAGAGATGTGGCTATGGCCAGAAAATTGGGTAAAGCACAGGAGAATAAATAA
- a CDS encoding tRNA threonylcarbamoyladenosine dehydratase, producing MTENNVRFRGIRALYGLDGFDKLQKAHVLVIGVGGIGSWLTEALCRSGVGRLTLIDPDVIEIGNSNRQLHTTSKTLGQNKAKTLAARLKEINPNLEVDTIDTYLTADNVEATLQNAPHFVCEAIDDIAAKACVVNFLKHSGRIFISAGGAGGRIDPSRLKIADIAEAKGDALIARLRTELRRKYNFPKNGKKMGVFCTYSDEKPTYSAKILQLNEGLPVFGASMAVTASAGLLLASYMLKKIVEEA from the coding sequence ATGACTGAAAATAATGTTCGTTTTAGGGGCATTCGTGCCCTTTATGGTTTAGATGGTTTTGATAAACTGCAAAAGGCCCACGTGCTTGTCATTGGTGTAGGTGGCATTGGCTCATGGCTTACCGAGGCTTTATGCCGCTCAGGTGTAGGCAGACTTACTCTTATTGATCCTGATGTTATTGAAATTGGCAATTCAAATCGACAGCTACATACCACCTCAAAGACTTTAGGACAGAACAAGGCTAAAACTCTGGCAGCAAGATTAAAAGAGATAAATCCTAATCTTGAGGTTGATACTATAGATACCTATCTTACAGCAGACAATGTAGAGGCAACTTTGCAAAATGCCCCTCATTTTGTGTGTGAGGCTATTGATGATATTGCTGCAAAAGCCTGTGTGGTTAACTTTTTAAAGCACAGTGGCCGTATATTTATAAGTGCCGGAGGAGCTGGCGGCCGTATTGATCCTTCACGTCTTAAAATAGCTGATATTGCCGAGGCTAAAGGTGATGCTCTTATTGCAAGACTGCGTACAGAGCTGCGCCGCAAGTACAATTTTCCTAAAAATGGAAAAAAGATGGGAGTTTTTTGCACCTATTCTGATGAAAAACCTACATATAGCGCTAAAATATTACAACTTAATGAAGGACTACCTGTTTTCGGTGCATCCATGGCCGTGACAGCTTCTGCAGGACTATTGCTCGCATCATATATGTTAAAGAAAATTGTAGAGGAGGCTTAA
- a CDS encoding toprim domain-containing protein, which produces MLDNDFERNKNILKAKLPEYLKSKGINIDKNFRCLNPEHRDVNPSMGYNRNNETVHCFSCNATYDIFKLVGIDYSLHSFLDQYNKLKQMYNIDFRSTPDSSEIQTSTATFGVKRDNTIIRENPPAFTASPVNFHALANDPNIDARMLASDKVNFPPLNKPQNGEGFSQTVPFNDMHGFKVANEDNFMPGNSNADGPQIGNAVFGKRTVGAVPLNQGGNFNQPQFNAHNFNSFPQETRVSYKEYIEQCHRNVDATDYFKMRGISQNVIDRFNLGYDMRFEVGPDSISHESYIWRAAIIPNGEFSYMARNTDPNAKDRIRKKGHQGIFNIKALDREGAIFITEGEFDALSLETLGFPAIALGGASNTQPLIDYVQEHNIANRIFYIALDNDEAGDQCAKTIASAFMQMHVAFKRVNISFPYKDPNEALIKDRQNLLYRLEHIEEILSFTLQGVIPPNGNLRLIYDNDSLSRLSLSPMLYSMTGEAVALRNTICSIIENKMARIIYAGNFNQWQLLCNLFRVEQNEMGQMQYSTWHNASFIEIDKPEELIQSLKHAVTACKIQSITEFTLVTDLTCYSRDEVAKILPSLGHLGSQSEISIIAMLPHDYLSLANANALQNLDVTISSNGYELLFRSRDLQGRSIEFTRYSGA; this is translated from the coding sequence ATGCTTGATAATGATTTTGAGCGCAATAAGAATATATTAAAGGCCAAGCTTCCTGAGTATTTAAAATCAAAAGGCATCAATATTGACAAGAATTTCAGATGTCTAAATCCTGAGCACAGAGATGTTAATCCTAGCATGGGATATAACAGAAACAATGAGACAGTACATTGTTTTTCCTGTAATGCCACCTATGATATTTTCAAGCTTGTAGGTATTGACTACAGTCTGCACTCATTTTTGGATCAGTACAATAAATTAAAGCAGATGTACAATATTGATTTTAGAAGTACTCCTGACAGCTCTGAGATTCAGACCTCTACTGCCACCTTTGGTGTCAAAAGAGACAATACCATTATCAGAGAAAATCCTCCTGCATTTACAGCCTCCCCTGTAAACTTTCATGCTCTGGCCAATGATCCTAATATTGATGCAAGAATGCTGGCATCAGACAAGGTCAACTTTCCTCCTTTAAATAAACCGCAAAACGGTGAGGGCTTCTCTCAGACAGTTCCTTTTAATGACATGCATGGTTTTAAAGTTGCCAATGAAGACAACTTTATGCCTGGCAATTCAAATGCTGACGGTCCTCAGATTGGCAATGCTGTATTTGGCAAAAGAACTGTAGGTGCTGTTCCTTTAAATCAAGGCGGCAACTTTAATCAGCCTCAGTTTAATGCCCATAACTTCAACAGCTTTCCACAGGAAACACGCGTAAGTTATAAAGAGTATATTGAACAGTGCCACAGAAATGTTGATGCCACTGACTACTTTAAGATGCGCGGCATTTCACAGAATGTTATAGATCGCTTTAATCTTGGCTATGATATGCGCTTTGAGGTGGGTCCTGACAGTATTTCCCATGAAAGCTATATATGGCGTGCCGCCATTATCCCAAATGGCGAGTTTTCATATATGGCCCGCAATACTGATCCTAACGCCAAAGACAGAATCAGAAAGAAGGGGCATCAGGGTATATTCAATATCAAGGCTCTTGACCGTGAAGGCGCCATTTTCATAACAGAAGGCGAGTTTGATGCCCTGTCATTAGAGACTTTAGGCTTTCCTGCCATTGCCCTAGGTGGTGCCAGCAACACACAGCCTCTAATTGATTATGTGCAGGAGCATAATATAGCCAACCGCATTTTCTATATTGCCCTTGATAACGATGAGGCAGGAGATCAGTGCGCCAAAACCATAGCCTCTGCCTTTATGCAGATGCATGTGGCCTTCAAGCGCGTAAATATCTCATTCCCATATAAGGATCCTAATGAGGCCTTAATCAAGGACAGACAGAATCTGCTCTACAGGCTTGAGCACATTGAGGAGATCTTATCCTTCACACTGCAGGGCGTTATACCGCCAAATGGCAATTTAAGACTTATATATGACAATGACAGTCTGTCACGTCTGTCACTCTCACCTATGTTATATTCCATGACAGGTGAGGCAGTAGCTCTTAGAAATACCATCTGCTCCATCATTGAAAACAAGATGGCAAGAATCATCTATGCCGGTAATTTCAATCAGTGGCAGCTGTTATGCAATCTCTTTAGAGTTGAACAAAATGAGATGGGTCAGATGCAGTACAGCACCTGGCATAATGCAAGCTTTATAGAGATAGATAAGCCTGAGGAGCTTATTCAGTCACTAAAACATGCTGTAACAGCCTGCAAGATTCAGAGCATTACAGAATTTACCCTGGTAACTGATTTAACCTGCTACAGCCGTGATGAGGTAGCCAAGATCCTGCCATCTTTAGGTCATCTGGGTTCTCAAAGCGAGATATCCATCATTGCCATGCTGCCGCATGATTATTTAAGTCTTGCCAATGCCAATGCTCTGCAGAATCTTGATGTTACAATCTCAAGCAATGGCTATGAACTGCTCTTTAGAAGCCGTGACCTTCAGGGACGCTCTATAGAATTTACCCGCTACAGCGGAGCCTGA